A single genomic interval of Spirosoma linguale DSM 74 harbors:
- a CDS encoding hypothetical protein (KEGG: ade:Adeh_3225 hypothetical protein), with product MLPTQLPTNHFQISPLDDTLNRVAESLQLDPTRRQRIETSYKAVSEWIEKDLTFFRSTLVDIYPQGSIRIDTTVKPYRQSEFDVDFVCHLDFLTGKLHDALEVLDELERRLREHDTYKGRIKRKNRCIRIVYADDFHLDILVGCQELTDNPERLLVPDRQLKDWTFSNPIGYGNWFEQQAWVPQQAWQLLKESYQQRMMVEAAQKLTDPVPYALKPPLKRAVQILKRLRDVYFYNNPDLAASSIVLTTLTGYAYQKQLSIADIIAGWADYTLSRVRYDERRQPIPFEVPNPANPRENFGDKWKSEPTIFKAFVNFVLYLRDTWARITSATNPATRDELLQGLFGYERIQRILTEQRDWTAKVQKLSTLSGLIAAPTLHTKPDVKLTPDPTPIKNQPHRFHGGPRFAAGKIRQRNTVGFYQMHFLEKAYGTTFRCRLENGKLVAEGWIQPHELCGPYKVKIEYLPGMAPWVYIINPVIEPHPAIHMYSDRSLCLHFADDHRWTDRTRIAETTVPWIAEWLVCYEVWLLTDTWIGAEAPHEQTKITTTPIL from the coding sequence ATGCTACCAACACAGCTTCCAACGAATCATTTTCAAATTAGCCCCCTTGACGATACGTTGAATCGTGTGGCGGAGAGTTTGCAGCTAGACCCAACCCGGCGTCAGCGCATTGAAACGAGTTACAAAGCCGTTAGTGAGTGGATTGAAAAGGATTTAACCTTCTTTCGGTCAACGCTGGTAGATATCTACCCGCAGGGATCCATTCGGATTGATACGACCGTAAAGCCCTATCGCCAAAGCGAGTTCGACGTAGATTTTGTTTGCCATCTCGACTTTCTGACCGGCAAGCTTCACGATGCGCTGGAAGTGCTTGATGAACTGGAACGTCGACTCCGTGAACACGATACGTACAAGGGAAGGATCAAACGTAAGAACCGTTGCATTCGCATCGTCTACGCGGACGATTTTCACTTAGACATTTTAGTCGGCTGCCAGGAATTAACCGACAACCCGGAACGCTTGCTGGTTCCGGATCGGCAGTTGAAGGATTGGACCTTCAGTAATCCGATTGGTTACGGAAACTGGTTTGAGCAGCAGGCCTGGGTTCCTCAACAAGCCTGGCAATTGCTCAAAGAATCGTACCAGCAGCGTATGATGGTCGAGGCTGCCCAGAAGTTAACGGACCCGGTACCCTATGCCCTTAAGCCGCCCCTTAAACGAGCGGTTCAAATCCTGAAACGCCTGCGCGATGTGTATTTCTACAACAATCCGGACTTGGCGGCTTCGAGTATCGTACTCACCACGTTGACCGGATATGCCTACCAAAAGCAGCTTTCCATTGCGGACATTATCGCCGGCTGGGCTGACTACACACTTTCACGTGTTCGCTACGATGAACGCCGGCAGCCAATCCCCTTTGAGGTGCCTAATCCGGCGAATCCTCGGGAGAATTTTGGCGATAAGTGGAAAAGCGAACCAACGATCTTTAAAGCATTTGTCAACTTTGTTTTGTACCTGCGTGATACCTGGGCACGCATTACGTCGGCAACGAACCCGGCAACCCGCGACGAGTTGTTACAAGGATTATTCGGTTATGAGCGCATCCAGCGCATTCTTACCGAACAACGGGATTGGACCGCAAAGGTGCAAAAACTAAGCACGTTGAGTGGACTCATAGCCGCACCTACGCTGCATACGAAGCCCGACGTCAAATTAACGCCGGACCCCACACCTATTAAAAATCAGCCGCACCGGTTCCACGGTGGACCTCGTTTTGCCGCCGGTAAGATACGCCAGCGCAACACGGTAGGATTTTATCAGATGCATTTCCTTGAGAAAGCCTATGGAACTACGTTTCGGTGCCGGCTAGAAAACGGTAAACTGGTGGCGGAAGGGTGGATTCAACCCCACGAGTTGTGCGGACCCTATAAAGTAAAAATCGAATACCTACCGGGCATGGCTCCCTGGGTGTACATTATCAACCCGGTTATCGAGCCGCACCCAGCCATTCACATGTACTCCGACCGAAGTCTGTGTTTGCATTTTGCGGATGATCACAGGTGGACCGATCGGACCCGGATCGCTGAAACGACCGTCCCCTGGATTGCCGAGTGGCTTGTGTGTTACGAAGTATGGTTACTCACTGATACATGGATTGGTGCGGAAGCACCTCACGAACAAACAAAAATTACAACAACTCCTATTTTATAA
- a CDS encoding protein of unknown function DUF1016 (PFAM: protein of unknown function DUF1016~KEGG: gur:Gura_3962 hypothetical protein), with protein MNSDISTADPLLNDLRVLIAQSRQQIASVINTEVTRLYWAIGKRINEDILNQARAEYGKQTIRRLSEQLIAEFGRGFSVANLTNSIELARLYPDTEIIQTLSEQFNWSHFVTFVTIKDELKRDFYMQMARLERWSVRTLQKKMDGMLYERTAISKLPEETIRQELAQLRDENQLSPDLVFRDPYVLDFLGLENNYSEMELEDAILSELQKFIIELGSDFAFMARQKRIVIDGEDHRIDLLFYHRRLRRLVAIDLKLGRFKAAYKGQMELYLGWLKQYEMLEGEASPIGLILCAEKTSEHIELMQLDKGDIRVAEYLTHQLPTTILEQKLHLAIEQARQRLDYPTNEE; from the coding sequence ATGAATTCAGACATATCCACAGCTGATCCGCTGCTTAATGATTTACGTGTGCTTATAGCTCAGTCACGTCAACAAATAGCCTCGGTTATCAATACTGAAGTCACCCGGCTGTATTGGGCTATTGGGAAACGAATCAATGAGGACATATTAAATCAGGCTCGAGCTGAATATGGTAAACAGACGATCCGTCGGCTCAGTGAGCAGTTGATTGCCGAATTCGGCCGAGGATTCAGCGTAGCCAACTTGACCAACTCCATTGAACTTGCCCGACTATATCCCGACACTGAAATTATTCAGACACTGTCTGAACAATTCAACTGGTCTCATTTCGTGACGTTTGTTACCATCAAAGATGAGTTGAAACGAGACTTTTATATGCAGATGGCGCGGTTGGAACGATGGAGCGTCCGTACTCTCCAGAAGAAGATGGATGGTATGTTGTATGAACGTACGGCGATTTCAAAGTTACCTGAAGAAACGATCAGGCAAGAATTAGCCCAGCTGCGGGATGAAAATCAACTCTCACCTGACCTAGTTTTTCGCGACCCTTATGTACTTGACTTTCTAGGATTAGAGAATAACTACTCTGAAATGGAGCTGGAAGATGCAATCCTGTCAGAACTTCAAAAATTTATCATCGAACTGGGCAGTGACTTTGCCTTTATGGCTAGGCAGAAGCGCATTGTTATCGACGGCGAAGACCACCGAATAGACTTATTGTTCTATCACCGGAGGTTACGACGACTGGTAGCCATTGACCTAAAATTAGGTCGGTTCAAAGCTGCGTATAAGGGTCAAATGGAGCTTTATTTAGGGTGGTTGAAACAGTATGAAATGCTTGAAGGTGAGGCCTCTCCGATTGGCCTAATTTTGTGTGCTGAGAAAACAAGCGAACATATTGAACTGATGCAATTGGACAAAGGCGACATACGAGTCGCTGAATATCTAACCCATCAGTTGCCAACCACCATATTGGAGCAAAAACTACACTTAGCTATTGAGCAAGCTCGTCAACGATTAGACTACCCGACGAATGAGGAGTAA
- a CDS encoding transcriptional regulator, XRE family (KEGG: rpc:RPC_4690 hypothetical protein) yields the protein MNSPLTGSPMELRTRPETRFFRREPFQIVHHFYLCEETGEEFTDEHTDSVNQKQVLNQYRVAHNLPFPDEIAAIRTKYGLSASKMAEVLGFGVNSYRQYETGEIPSDSNARLIQLAKDPEEFKKLICISGVLEEQEQEKLLSKIDQLIFEERRNKPVNWVSEYLFGSLRPSQYTGYRRPNVEKFVYMTMFFAEKTKPYKTKLNKLMFYADFLCFKRHQMSISGATYRAIQLGPVPNNYDALYAHGVKEDLYRVHYEEFDNRIGEQYCSCEHVAFRNELFSNEELAVLEEVVKRFYSARTSDIVGISHEERAWTDHEGQHEKIDYKYAFDLKAV from the coding sequence ATGAACAGCCCCCTAACAGGTTCTCCGATGGAATTGAGGACTAGGCCAGAGACGCGATTTTTTCGCCGTGAGCCATTCCAGATTGTCCATCACTTCTACTTGTGTGAGGAGACTGGCGAGGAGTTCACCGATGAGCATACGGACTCAGTCAATCAAAAGCAAGTGCTCAATCAATACAGGGTAGCTCATAATTTGCCATTCCCCGACGAAATTGCTGCGATTCGGACAAAATACGGCTTATCGGCAAGCAAGATGGCAGAGGTTCTTGGCTTTGGAGTTAATAGCTATCGACAATATGAGACAGGTGAAATTCCATCTGACTCAAATGCTCGACTGATACAGTTAGCTAAAGATCCTGAAGAATTTAAAAAGCTAATCTGCATCAGCGGAGTACTGGAGGAACAGGAACAGGAAAAATTGCTATCAAAAATTGATCAGTTGATTTTTGAAGAGAGACGCAATAAACCTGTCAACTGGGTAAGTGAATATCTCTTCGGCAGCTTACGACCTAGCCAGTACACTGGTTATCGACGCCCTAACGTGGAGAAGTTTGTGTATATGACAATGTTCTTCGCGGAGAAGACTAAGCCTTATAAGACTAAGCTTAATAAGTTGATGTTCTATGCAGATTTCCTTTGCTTTAAGCGACATCAAATGTCAATATCGGGAGCTACCTATCGGGCTATCCAACTAGGACCGGTTCCAAATAACTATGATGCGTTGTATGCACACGGTGTAAAAGAAGACTTATACCGGGTACATTATGAAGAATTTGACAATCGTATAGGAGAACAATACTGTTCGTGTGAACACGTAGCATTCCGGAATGAATTGTTCAGTAACGAGGAGTTGGCTGTACTTGAGGAGGTCGTCAAACGGTTTTACTCTGCCCGCACCAGTGACATTGTTGGTATTAGCCATGAAGAGCGTGCCTGGACTGATCATGAAGGTCAGCACGAGAAAATTGATTATAAGTATGCGTTCGACTTAAAAGCCGTTTAG
- a CDS encoding hypothetical protein (KEGG: cak:Caul_1257 hypothetical protein) has product MNTQVNNEILRRQLRDIYDCYRTALYNRQYYGCKLNKYRRWNRILDIFLAVGSSSVIGGWLIWRNEIGATIWGIITAIVAVVAIAKPILDLPKEIERYSKLFVGHGDIYYDLKYIVSEIQQQQSFLDRLKESYERTLNRRNTLAADDDANQNAKLAKKCFETVNKQIPPETLWMPKTENN; this is encoded by the coding sequence ATGAATACACAGGTTAATAACGAGATTCTTCGTCGTCAACTTAGAGACATTTATGATTGCTATCGAACGGCATTATATAATCGTCAATACTATGGCTGTAAACTCAACAAGTACAGACGTTGGAACAGAATTCTAGACATCTTTTTGGCAGTTGGCTCATCATCAGTTATAGGTGGTTGGCTTATCTGGAGAAACGAAATTGGAGCTACAATCTGGGGCATTATAACTGCAATTGTTGCAGTAGTTGCTATTGCTAAACCCATTTTAGATCTACCAAAAGAAATTGAAAGGTATAGCAAACTCTTTGTCGGGCATGGAGATATATATTATGATCTAAAGTATATTGTTAGTGAGATTCAGCAGCAGCAGAGTTTTTTAGATAGGCTAAAAGAATCTTACGAAAGAACATTGAACCGACGGAATACGCTTGCAGCTGATGACGATGCAAACCAGAACGCCAAGCTGGCAAAGAAATGCTTTGAAACTGTTAATAAGCAAATTCCGCCTGAAACCTTGTGGATGCCTAAGACTGAAAATAATTAA
- a CDS encoding DEAD/DEAH box helicase domain protein (PFAM: DEAD/DEAH box helicase domain protein; helicase domain protein; peptidase C14 caspase catalytic subunit p20~SMART: DEAD-like helicase ; helicase domain protein~KEGG: rpe:RPE_2500 DEAD/DEAH box helicase domain protein), which translates to MSSTRLLAGFIGINRHADQNIPDLSCARRDATALWALWQDTLLETSPILLVDEQATVVRIDEVFAQTLDTANEQDIVLLAFSGHGTHNHRLVAHDTDKENLAETTISMAALAERFRRSKARHILLVLDCCFSGGASAKVIEDGLQSRGSGFSLEESFTGRGRVLLAAANVDEEAWEVDGHGLLTYALIDALQTSDGPLEVAHMMADVSGRVRAEANRFGLTQTPKWVGDFEGGFTLPTLRPGTNYYKEFPEKTGLHVSTDINELAGFNLPQTILSSWAAAYPDGLNELQLSAVNEYRLLDGQSLLVVAPTSSGKTFIGEMAAVRAATANQRAVFLLPYKALTNEKYEDFTALYSAKLGLRVIRCTGDFQDSTNAFIRGKYDIALLTYEMFLNLVVKNQGTLNRIGVVVIDEAQFITEPNRGIIVELLLTYLLASRERGISPQVVALSAVIGDTNGFEHWLKCNALISTRRPVPLEEGVIDRSGIFEYIDPDTLTVQTRQLLPQGAVVQRRKEAGAQDVIVPLANVLLKQQVGAKLIVFRNMRGKAEGVAGYLAKDLNLPPAHDVLALLPSNDLSKTSARLHDCLLGGTAFHNSNLSREEREAVERSFRIKNGSVHVLGATSTLAAGINTPASAVILGETEFVGEDGRPFTIAEYKNMVGRAGRLGYNERGQSFIIANTTLERRHLFQKYVLGRPEPLRSSFSNSHLATWVLRLLAQIPRLLRNDVSSLLANTYGGYLAGRADPDWRQRTEVHVERIMVDLIQYGLVEQEDKHVQLTLLGFASANSSLAFPSIVRLLQVLQQIGSATVSLERLLALTQVLPELDDTYTPLFKNGSLEKTWPRHVAIHFGEDIVHLYGRSLTDPLDYYRRSKRTLVVNDWIRGTSMETIESTYTNNSFLPTSYGDVRRIADATRFHLRSVVPIVQALYPILDLNDEELDTLTTRLETGLPVTALPLIKISTLTRGEILILVQNGIRDPANLWALDETKLGELIGINRAIELAKFRP; encoded by the coding sequence ATGAGTTCGACCCGATTGCTTGCTGGATTTATCGGTATAAACCGCCACGCCGACCAGAATATACCTGACTTAAGCTGCGCTCGGCGGGATGCCACGGCCCTGTGGGCACTCTGGCAGGATACACTTCTTGAAACGTCCCCGATTTTGTTGGTCGATGAGCAAGCAACGGTTGTTAGAATCGATGAGGTGTTCGCTCAAACACTTGATACGGCCAACGAACAAGATATTGTACTCTTGGCTTTCTCTGGACATGGTACTCACAACCATCGACTGGTGGCCCATGATACGGATAAAGAGAATTTGGCCGAAACGACCATTTCAATGGCAGCTTTAGCTGAGCGGTTCCGTAGAAGCAAAGCCCGTCATATTCTGCTGGTATTAGATTGTTGCTTTAGTGGTGGCGCGTCAGCTAAAGTGATTGAAGACGGTTTACAATCACGAGGTAGCGGTTTTTCTCTTGAAGAATCATTCACGGGTAGGGGGCGGGTCCTGCTGGCTGCAGCTAACGTAGACGAGGAAGCTTGGGAAGTTGATGGACACGGATTGCTTACTTACGCACTAATAGACGCTTTACAAACATCAGATGGCCCCTTGGAGGTTGCTCACATGATGGCTGATGTATCGGGCCGGGTACGTGCCGAAGCTAATCGTTTCGGTCTGACACAAACCCCTAAATGGGTGGGAGACTTTGAGGGTGGCTTCACCCTACCAACCTTACGACCTGGGACTAATTATTATAAAGAATTTCCTGAGAAGACTGGCCTTCACGTCTCTACTGATATTAATGAATTAGCGGGGTTCAATCTGCCACAGACGATTCTTTCATCTTGGGCAGCGGCATACCCGGATGGTTTAAACGAGCTACAACTATCTGCTGTCAACGAATACCGGCTATTGGACGGGCAATCTCTCCTTGTAGTGGCTCCAACCAGCAGTGGTAAAACATTCATTGGAGAAATGGCTGCTGTCAGGGCCGCAACAGCAAATCAGCGGGCCGTATTTCTGTTACCGTATAAAGCCTTGACTAATGAGAAATATGAAGACTTTACGGCTCTGTACAGTGCAAAGTTAGGCTTGCGTGTCATTCGTTGTACAGGAGATTTTCAAGATTCAACCAACGCATTCATACGGGGGAAATACGATATAGCCTTGCTCACGTATGAAATGTTTCTCAACCTGGTTGTAAAAAACCAAGGGACGCTCAACCGCATTGGTGTCGTCGTTATCGACGAAGCCCAGTTTATAACCGAGCCTAACCGTGGCATTATAGTAGAACTTCTACTCACATACCTATTAGCCTCCCGTGAACGGGGCATTTCTCCTCAAGTAGTGGCACTTTCTGCTGTAATTGGTGATACGAATGGATTCGAGCATTGGTTAAAGTGTAATGCTCTCATCAGCACCCGTCGGCCAGTGCCTCTCGAAGAAGGAGTCATCGACCGCTCGGGCATATTTGAGTACATCGATCCTGATACGCTAACTGTACAAACCCGTCAATTGCTGCCACAAGGAGCAGTTGTACAACGTCGTAAGGAGGCTGGTGCCCAAGATGTTATTGTTCCGCTTGCCAACGTGCTTCTGAAGCAACAAGTTGGAGCTAAACTTATTGTCTTCCGCAATATGCGTGGCAAAGCAGAGGGAGTAGCCGGTTATTTGGCGAAGGATCTAAATCTACCACCTGCCCATGATGTGCTGGCGTTATTACCTTCGAATGATCTTTCAAAGACTTCCGCCCGTTTACATGATTGCTTACTAGGAGGTACCGCCTTTCATAATAGCAATCTATCACGTGAAGAGCGCGAAGCAGTGGAACGAAGTTTTCGAATAAAGAATGGAAGCGTACATGTTCTGGGAGCGACAAGCACACTTGCAGCCGGAATTAATACACCGGCATCCGCAGTAATTTTAGGAGAAACGGAATTCGTAGGGGAGGATGGACGTCCATTTACTATTGCCGAGTATAAGAATATGGTTGGCCGCGCCGGTCGTCTAGGCTACAACGAACGCGGCCAGTCATTCATAATTGCCAACACGACTTTGGAACGTCGGCATCTTTTTCAAAAGTACGTTTTAGGTCGACCTGAACCGCTGCGTTCCTCTTTTTCAAACAGTCACTTGGCCACATGGGTACTGCGATTACTGGCGCAAATACCGCGTTTGCTACGTAATGATGTATCCTCATTGCTGGCTAATACATACGGAGGGTATTTAGCCGGTCGTGCTGATCCGGATTGGAGACAGCGAACGGAAGTGCATGTCGAGCGGATTATGGTAGACCTTATTCAATACGGTTTGGTGGAACAAGAAGACAAGCATGTACAATTAACACTGTTGGGATTTGCTTCTGCTAACTCGTCGCTGGCGTTTCCTTCCATCGTTCGTTTGCTGCAAGTTCTGCAACAAATAGGTTCCGCAACGGTAAGTCTGGAACGGCTGTTGGCTCTTACTCAGGTCTTACCTGAACTTGACGATACATATACGCCACTATTTAAGAATGGTAGCCTTGAAAAGACGTGGCCTCGCCACGTAGCTATACATTTTGGAGAGGATATTGTTCATCTTTATGGACGTTCGTTAACCGATCCACTGGATTACTATCGTCGATCAAAACGAACTTTAGTCGTAAATGATTGGATAAGGGGGACCTCAATGGAAACCATTGAAAGTACCTATACCAACAACTCATTTTTACCAACGAGTTATGGCGATGTGCGACGTATAGCTGATGCCACACGATTTCACTTACGTTCAGTTGTTCCCATCGTTCAAGCACTATATCCGATTCTTGACTTAAACGATGAGGAATTGGATACGTTGACCACCCGTTTAGAAACTGGCTTACCGGTTACAGCATTACCCTTAATAAAGATATCAACTTTGACTCGTGGAGAAATCTTAATACTCGTTCAGAATGGGATACGTGATCCTGCGAATTTATGGGCACTAGACGAGACTAAGTTAGGTGAACTGATTGGAATAAACCGTGCGATTGAACTTGCGAAATTCCGGCCCTAA